ATCGTGCCGTGCCGGGTGCACCAGGGACGGCTCTACGCCAGCGCGGAGCAGGTTCGAGCGGTGCTGGATCGGGGCGGCACGGTGGTCCTGTTCGGGGAGCAGCCGCAGGCGTGGCTGCCGGGGTTGCAGTGGGAGCAGCGCCCGGTCAACTTCTGGTGGTGGCGCGAGGGCGGCAAGAGCGACCTCCGCGCCGCCCTGCCCGAGCACTCCCTGTTCGAGTACCTGACGCTTGCCGATGCGACCTGGCACTATCACGGGGTCTTCACGCCGCCTGCCGGGGCCGAGCGGATCATTGAGAGCGAGCACGGCGGGACGATCCTTTACGTCGACCGGGTGAGCACCCCGGGGACGCTGATCGTGACCTCGCTCGATCCGATGTTCCACATCGGGTCGAACTTTATGCCGGCGGCGGCGCGGTTCTTCCAGAAGTTCTTGCCGTGGCTGCGGGAGCGGATGCTGCCGGAGACGAGCGGGCGACAGCCGACAGTGGCCAGCGGTCAGGCGTGAGCAGCCAGGTGTGAGCAGTCAGGCGTGAGCCGTCAGGCGTGAGCCGTCAGGCGTCAGGTATCGGGGGCCGACTCCCCGCCGTGTCAGACGCCCACGGCGAGGTGGATGGCCCCCTGTTTGCCGCGCTCTCCGACGATGGCGCCCGGGCCGACACAGCTCGGGCAGCCGCTCTCGCAGAGGCAGCGCTGCGCGAGGTCGGCGGCGGCCTCCAACAGCTCACGCCGCATCGTGAAGAGCCGCTCGGCGAACCCGACGCCGGCCGGCACCCGCTCGTAGACGTAGACGGTCGGCAGGCCTGTGAACGGCGATTTCACCTGCGGCACCACGCCGACGTCGTGCGGATCGCACATCAGGTAGAGCGGGGTGATCGCCCCGAGCAGGTTGGCCAGCCCGACCAGCCCGCCTTCGACCTCCTCCTTCGGAAGCCCGGCCGTGCGGGACTCCGGCAGGGTGACCCAGAAGGCGGTCGTCTGCAGCTCCTCCTCGGGGAGGTGGATCTTGCCCCAGCCGATGTTCTCGTGGGTGTTGAACTTGATCTTCTTGAAGATGGTCGGCTGGTAGGTGACGGAGACCTCGCCGTGGGCGTACGACAGGTCGTGGATCGAGGGGCGTGGATCGTCGGTGCGAGCGTCGGAGGACGGTAGCGCCGGCTGGGCAGGCGGGACAGCGCGCGTGGCAGCGTCCGCTCCTGGCTCCTGACTCCTGGCCCCAGCTGCCTCGCCGCGCTCCTGTGCGAAGACGTCCGTCACCTGGAGGTGGACGGCCAGCTCGGCGTCGGTGTAGTAGTCCACCGAGACCTGGCGCACGTACGCCTTCTTCTCTTCCCAGTCGAGCCTCTCAACCTGGTGCTGCTGGCCGCCGTGGATGTAGATCGCCTCTTCGTGGAGGTAGATCGGGGCGGCGTAGCGGTCCATCTCCCCGATGACGCGGGGGGCGCCGGTCTGGGTGGTGTCAATGATGACGAAGTTGTCGCTGGCGGCCGTGCGGAGGCTGACGGCCTCGGCGGGGAAGCGCTCGCTGGTCCAGTACCATTTCTTGCTGGTGCTGTTGTAGTGGAGCGCGCCATCCTCCTCGAAGTAGCGCAGTAATTCGTCGGTGGCCGCGCCGCCGAAGCGCTCGCCAGCCTCGAACGGCAGCTCGAAGGCGGCGCAGCGCAGATGGTTGGCGCGGATGACGAGGTTGCCCGGGTTGACGAGGCCGCTCTCGGGCGTGCGCCCGAAGAAGTAGTCGGGGTGGCTGGCGATGAACTGGTCCAGCGGCGACGACGAGAGGACCAGCGCGGCGATGGACGGCTTGTCGCGCCGCCCGACGCGGCCCATCTGCTGGAGGGTCGAGGCGACGGTGCCGGGGTAGCCGGTCAGGACGGCCGCTTCGAGGCCGCCGATGTCGATGCCCAGCTCCAGGGCATTGGTGGCGACGACGCCGCGCACGGAGCCGTCGCGGATGCCGGACTCGATGGCGCGGCGCTCGCGGGGGAGGTAGCCGCCCCGGTACCCCCGGATGGCGTCGGGGTCCAGGTGGCGCTTCTTCGCGGCCTCTTTGAGGTAGTGCAGGAGCACCTCGACGCTCAGGCGGCTGCGCGCGAAGACGATGGTTTGCAGGCTGTTCGACAGAAAGGCCGTTGCGAGGTTCCGGGCCACCAGCGTGGACGAGCGGCGGATGCCGAGCTGCTGGTTGACGACGGGCGGGTTGTAGAACAGCAGGAACTTCTCGGGGCTGGGTGCGCCGCTCTCGTTGACGAGGGCCAGGGGCAGATCGACCAGGGCTTCGGCGCGCTCGGCCAGCATCTCAGACGGCTCGAACGCGCCCTCGTCGATCAGCGAGCCGTACCCAACGAGGTTGCGGCCCAGCTCGTCGGCGTTGGCGATGGTGGCCGAGCAGCAGATGAACTGGGGATTGCTGCCGTAGTGGGCGCAGATGCGGCGCAGGCGGCGGATGACGTTCCCGACGTGGCTCCCGAAGACGCCGCGATAGTGGTGCAGCTCGTCCACCACGACGTACTTGAGGTTCTCGAAGAGGCGGACCCACTTGTCGTGGTGGGGGAGGATGCCGGTGTGGAGCATGTCGGGATTGGTGACGACGACGTGGCCGGCCTGTCGGATGGCACGGCGGGCGGTGGCGGGAGTGTCGCCGTCGTAGGTGAACGTCTTGATGTCCGCGCCGGTGCTCTCGACAAGGCGGTGCAGCTCGGCCTGCTGATCCTGGGCGAGGGCCTTGGTCGGGAAGAGGTAGAGGGCGCGGGCGTTCGGATCTTTGAGGATGGCGTCCAGAACGGGCAGGTTGTAGCAGAGGGTCTTGCCGCTGGCCGTCGGCGTGACGACCACGACGTTGCGGCCGTCGAGCACGTGCTGGATCGCCTGGGCCTGGTGGGTGTAGAGCTGCCCGACGCCGCGCGCCTCGTAGGCGGCTCGGAGGCGGCCGTCCAGTCCGTCGGGCAGGGGGGCATACATCGGCGGCCGGGCCGGCTGATGCCGGAAGGCGGCGATGTTGCCCTGGTGCTCGCGCGACTTGAGCAGGTGCTCGACCAGCTGGGGGACGTTCATGATCCTGCCACGAACAGGTGTTCCACCCGGCGATTGTAGACGGCGCGCCAGGGCAGGGGGCAAGCGGAGACCGTTCGGAAGCGAAACTGGCCCATCGTGCTACCCTGCCGGGAGCGTCCAGCACGGCCGGCAGGCTGGTGACGGACGCCTGACGTACTTTCACATCCGGAGACCGACGATGATCTTCATCACCGCGAAGTTCCTGATCAAGCCGGAGTTTGCCGACCGCTGGCCGGAGATCAGCCGGACGTTCACCGAGGCGACGCGGGCCGAGCCGGGCTGCCTCTGGTTCGACTGGTCTCGCAGCCTGGACAACCCGAACGAGTACGTGCTGGTCGAGGCGTTCCGCGATGGCGACGCGGGCGGGGCGCATGTGAACTCGGCCCACTTCAAGACGGCTCAGCAGCACTTGCCGCCGCACCTGCAGGCCACGCCGAAGATCATCAACTTCGTGGTGCCGCAGGACGACTGGAACGACCTCGGCGAGATGGCGGTCAAGTAGGTCTTGCCCTCACCCCCCGCCCCCTCTCCCTGTGCGCGGGAGAGGGGAGCCGGGCGGGTACCGTCCGGGCGGGATTTTGGGTGACAGTCAGGGGCGGATGTCGGTCTGGACGGTAGCGAGCGGCTCGTCGTCGGCGCGGTCAAAGGACTCCGACGCGGCGTAGACGGCCAGGGTATGCGCCCCTGGCTCGCGCGCCTCGGCAAGCAGCGTCACGGTCACCGAGGCGCCGGCCTCCAGTCGGCCGGCGTCGCAGATGATTGGGCGGACGCCGTTGCACGGCGCATCGCCGATCCTGGCCGAGACGTGCGTCAGCCCGTCTGACAGCGTGCCGACCACGACCGCCCCGGCTGCCGCGGTCTCGCCGGTGTTGGTGACTGTGGCGGTGTAGGTGACGCGGTCGCCAACGGCGGCTGACTCTGTCGACGCCGAGGCCTGCACGAAGAATCGGTTGCCCCACGGCTCGGGGCTGGCCGAAAGCGTCGTTGACCAGCTTCCGCAGTCGTCATCGATGGTCAGCGGGAGGGTGACGGCCTGTCCAGGCTGGCCGCGGCGGAGGAAGAACGTCGAGCGCGTGACGCGGCCAGTCTCGACATCGAAGACGCCCGTGCGGCCGGCAGTTCCCGGGCCGCTGCCGTCCAAGCCGTTCGGGGAAATCGAGCAGGGCGTTCGTCGGCGGCACGGTCGTCCCTTCCAGGGCGCCGAAACGTAGCCGGCCGAGACGGTTCTCCGGGGCGTTGCTATTCGTGGCGGCTTCGACCTGGACGCGGAGACGATTTGGAGCGCCTGGATCGACGCGGACGACGGGAAGGGGGCGAGAGCCGCAGTCGCGGGGGATGATGGTTGCGGCGATCGTCGGCGATACGTTGTTCGAGAGGTCGGGGTCGCCGGGTGGTGTTGACAGCGATGCTCTGGCTTGCACGCTGGCGCTCAGATCCATCTGACCGGCGGGGCCAGCCACGATGGCGAGTGCGACCGTCTTGCTCGTTCCAGCTTCGAGCCGCTGCACGGAGCAGCCAACCTCGGTCTCGCCGTGCATACCGCAGTCGCGGCGCTCAGACCCCCACATCGACCGGGAGACCTCAGTTCCGGGAGCGAGAGGAACAGTGATCTCCACGCCCTCCACCGCCGTGTCTGACCGATTCTCGACGGTCACCGAGAACCTGAGTTCGTCGCCGGCCTGGACCGGGCCGGGTGGGCCATTGACGGTCACCGCCAGGTCAATCGTGGGGTCAACCGTGACGATACTCGATGCGTTCTGGCGCGCGCGGTGACTCCCAGGCTCGTGCGCGAGTGCGGTCACTGTGTACTCATGTCTGCCTGGCATTGGGGCGACCGCCACCTGGGTGACCACGACGCTCTGGCCCGCCGCCAGATCACCCAGCGGACACTCGCGGGGGCGTACCTGCGTCTCCCCCGGGCCGTCAGCGCAGCGCGGGTCCGGGCGGACGATCCGCAGACCGTCCAGGTCCGTGTGCTGTCTCAGCGTACGATCCGTCACAGCGCCAGGGCCATTGTTGGTGACGGTGAACGTGTACGTGATCTCCTCGCCGACAGCGGCCCGCTCGGGAACGGCCTTTGCCGTGACGACGATCTCCGGGGCTGGCGCGATGGTTACCACCCGTGCGCCACGGTTGTTGCGTGGCGTCGGGTCGGACTCACGGGCCATGGCCTGGACGCGGTAGCTGCCTTCGCCCGGCGCACCAGGATCGGCAATGCCGTTGACGCTGACGCGCACCTCGCCGCCGGCCGGGATATCCCCGACGTCACACACGATCAGCGGCTGATACCCACAGTTCCCCTGGCTGGGCGTAAGGCCGCGCGTCTTGATGCCGTTCGGCAACTGATTGAAGAGGCGGACAGCGGTGGCGTTCGATGAGGCGGCGTATATCGGGGGCGGCGACGATTGGGGCGCTGAAATGCCCCTGCTGGATCGTCTACCCTGAGGGCACTCTCGGACCCCGCGACCCTCGGAGGTAGGCGATGGCGATGACAGCAGCCCCGGCAACCATGGGCAGCACCATGCAAGGCCCGCACGGAGGCGCGTTCCGTCCGCCGGCCGTCGGCGTGCGCGGGGTCGTCAGCTCGGCGCACAACCTCGCCTCGCAGGCCGGCATCCGCGCGCTGCAGCAGGGCGGCAACGCCGTCGATGCCGCCGTTGCCGTGGCGGCCACCCTGGCCGTCGTCGAGCCGTTCATGTCCGGGCTGGGCGGTGGCGGCGGCTACATGCTGATCCGCGAGGGCACGACCGGCCAGATCCACGGCCTCGACTACCTGGGCCGGGCGCCGCGCGCCGCCCAGGGCAACGCCTGGACCGACCAGGAAGAGGTCTACAGCGACGTCCGCGCGACCTGTCAGCCGAGCGCCGTGGCCGGCTGGCTGGCGGCCCTGGAGCGCTTCGGGCGGCTCGACCGCGCGGCCGTCTTCAGCTTCGCCATCGAGGTGGCCGAGCGCGGCTGGCCGATCACGGCGTTCGCGGCCGGCATGCTCGCCAACGCCGAGGCCCGCCTGAGCCGGTTCGCCTCGTCGCGGGCGGCCTACTTCCCAGACGGCCGCGTGCCGCGCGTGGGCGAGCTGGTGCCACAGCC
The Chloroflexota bacterium genome window above contains:
- a CDS encoding DUF11 domain-containing protein, which encodes MCDVGDIPAGGEVRVSVNGIADPGAPGEGSYRVQAMARESDPTPRNNRGARVVTIAPAPEIVVTAKAVPERAAVGEEITYTFTVTNNGPGAVTDRTLRQHTDLDGLRIVRPDPRCADGPGETQVRPRECPLGDLAAGQSVVVTQVAVAPMPGRHEYTVTALAHEPGSHRARQNASSIVTVDPTIDLAVTVNGPPGPVQAGDELRFSVTVENRSDTAVEGVEITVPLAPGTEVSRSMWGSERRDCGMHGETEVGCSVQRLEAGTSKTVALAIVAGPAGQMDLSASVQARASLSTPPGDPDLSNNVSPTIAATIIPRDCGSRPLPVVRVDPGAPNRLRVQVEAATNSNAPENRLGRLRFGALEGTTVPPTNALLDFPERLGRQRPGNCRPHGRLRCRDWPRHALDVLPPPRPAWTGRHPPADHR
- a CDS encoding DUF11 domain-containing protein, whose product is MQASASTESAAVGDRVTYTATVTNTGETAAAGAVVVGTLSDGLTHVSARIGDAPCNGVRPIICDAGRLEAGASVTVTLLAEAREPGAHTLAVYAASESFDRADDEPLATVQTDIRP
- a CDS encoding DEAD/DEAH box helicase, translated to MNVPQLVEHLLKSREHQGNIAAFRHQPARPPMYAPLPDGLDGRLRAAYEARGVGQLYTHQAQAIQHVLDGRNVVVVTPTASGKTLCYNLPVLDAILKDPNARALYLFPTKALAQDQQAELHRLVESTGADIKTFTYDGDTPATARRAIRQAGHVVVTNPDMLHTGILPHHDKWVRLFENLKYVVVDELHHYRGVFGSHVGNVIRRLRRICAHYGSNPQFICCSATIANADELGRNLVGYGSLIDEGAFEPSEMLAERAEALVDLPLALVNESGAPSPEKFLLFYNPPVVNQQLGIRRSSTLVARNLATAFLSNSLQTIVFARSRLSVEVLLHYLKEAAKKRHLDPDAIRGYRGGYLPRERRAIESGIRDGSVRGVVATNALELGIDIGGLEAAVLTGYPGTVASTLQQMGRVGRRDKPSIAALVLSSSPLDQFIASHPDYFFGRTPESGLVNPGNLVIRANHLRCAAFELPFEAGERFGGAATDELLRYFEEDGALHYNSTSKKWYWTSERFPAEAVSLRTAASDNFVIIDTTQTGAPRVIGEMDRYAAPIYLHEEAIYIHGGQQHQVERLDWEEKKAYVRQVSVDYYTDAELAVHLQVTDVFAQERGEAAGARSQEPGADAATRAVPPAQPALPSSDARTDDPRPSIHDLSYAHGEVSVTYQPTIFKKIKFNTHENIGWGKIHLPEEELQTTAFWVTLPESRTAGLPKEEVEGGLVGLANLLGAITPLYLMCDPHDVGVVPQVKSPFTGLPTVYVYERVPAGVGFAERLFTMRRELLEAAADLAQRCLCESGCPSCVGPGAIVGERGKQGAIHLAVGV
- a CDS encoding antibiotic biosynthesis monooxygenase; its protein translation is MIFITAKFLIKPEFADRWPEISRTFTEATRAEPGCLWFDWSRSLDNPNEYVLVEAFRDGDAGGAHVNSAHFKTAQQHLPPHLQATPKIINFVVPQDDWNDLGEMAVK